One region of Armigeres subalbatus isolate Guangzhou_Male chromosome 3, GZ_Asu_2, whole genome shotgun sequence genomic DNA includes:
- the LOC134225078 gene encoding nucleolar protein 9, producing MDEEPTSNHGANHLKNRNKKRKSAQKRFLQNAKGFGRKNSFGRGAELEQDEYNYFVEILEALGTIASDNGEERSTMANNVYEQARGKEIKVSSNQLSSRVLENLLGFTDEGTLEHVIEVFGENFRVLCCDRFASHVLQKALLVAMVRCVAGLQVEVEQDDGAVVAHKKQKSDVGRELEYNLKEEFGEGHRKICGKFVKKVAKFLLNNLEEFVWDSFGNYVIRQCVLNLAGILELKTGKGEAVEVKKLTVPEKWTKLINDFSSRLLAWPQFAEFPYNEFTSVLLQNLLTALERSEDKYQLELINEKLMSESLLLEVKEQDDNEEGQEDHSNLPKVFQQDSSIRLLEAMLAVADAEFLKDQLYKKLFQGKIVELSKLRGTNFAVQKLLDNISDKHILEHIFSEFDGGLEEILQLGHTGVVASLAKACARLSCQQGKFIKLLLDGLHCSETGGDKLLTSVLKLMPPEVVAKQESAQIHIHGSIILQSVLDFNKPIKLVSAILDTKSDQLAKIFTDPKGSFVVNAFIRSKFVGEKSREKLIRHMEGCYMDLALSSHGSRVLELLYEAAGPALKESIVKELSERIAQLNSKPWGAIINRKLLVETYRNNPTQWKNAKASSGDKVGRMFDKLIDGGGGKKRK from the exons ATGGACGAAGAACCAACATCGAATCATGGTGCAAATCATTTGAAGAATCGCAACAAAAAGCGCAAATCAGCCCAGAAACGTTTCCTCCAGAATGCCAAAGGTTTCGGGCGGAAAAACAGTTTCGGTCGTGGAGCCGAACTGGAGCAGGACGAGTACAActatttcgtggaaattttgGAAGCTTTGGGCACGATCGCGTCGGACAATGGCGAGGAACGTTCGACCATGGCAAACAACGTGTACGAACAGGCGCGGGGGAAAGAGATTAAGGTTTCGTCCAACCAGCTGAGCAGTCGAGTGCTGGAGAACTTGCTGGGCTTTACGGATGAAGGTACGCTGGAGCATGTGATTGAAGTGTTCGGGGAGAACTTTCGGGTGCTCTGCTGCGATCGTTTTGCGTCCCATGTGCTGCAGAAAGCGCTGCTTGTGGCGATGGTGAGATGTGTTGCGGGATTGCAG GTAGAAGTGGAGCAGGACGATGGAGCTGTGGTGGctcacaaaaaacaaaaatcagatGTGGGACGTGAGCTGGAGTATAATTTAAAGGAGGAATTTGGGGAAGGACATCGGAAAATTTGCGGAAAATTCGTTAAAAAAGTTGCGAAGTTTTTGCTAAATAATCTGGAGGAGTTCGTGTGGGATTCGTTCGGGAATTACGTGATTCGGCAGTGTGTGCTGAACTTAGCAGGAATTTTGGAATTGAAGACGGGGAAAGGGGAAGCCGTGGAAGTGAAGAAGTTAACGGTTCCCGAAAAGTGGACAAAACTGATAAACGATTTTAGTAGTCGTCTTTTGGCGTGGCCACAGTTTGCGGAATTCCCTTACAATGAATTTACGTCGGTGCTATTGCAGAACCTACTGACGGCTTTAGAAAGAAGTGAGGACAAGTACCAATTAGAATTAATCAATGAGAAACTTATGAGTGAAAGCCTGCTTCTGGAAGTGAAGGAACAGGATGATAACGAAGAGGGACAGGAAGATCATTCAAATCTTCCAAAAGTGTTCCAACAGGACAGTTCTATAAGGCTTCTGGAAGCAATGTTGGCTGTAGCTGATGCAGAGTTCTTAAAAGATCAACTATACAAGAAGCTTTTTCAAGGCAAAATCGTAGAATTGAGTAAATTACGGGGTACAAACTTTGCAGTTCAGAAGCTGCTTGATAACATTTCCGACAAGCATATCCTTGAACACATTTTCTCTGAATTCGACGGAGGATTGGAGGAGATTCTTCAGTTAGGTCACACTGGTGTGGTAGCTTCCCTAGCAAAGGCTTGCGCACGGCTTTCATGCCAACAAGGCAAGTTTATCAAACTTCTGTTGGATGGTTTGCATTGTTCAGAAACGGGAGGCGATAAACTGCTCACATCGGTACTGAAATTGATGCCGCCGGAGGTAGTTGCCAAGCAGGAATCAGCACAAATTCACATTCACGGATCGATTATTTTACAATCGGTTCTGGATTTCAACAAGCCCATCAAGCTCGTATCAGCCATTCTTGACACAAAAAGCGATCAATTGGCAAAGATTTTCACTGACCCGAAAGGATCGTTCGTCGTTAACGCCTTCATCAGGTCCAAGTTCGTCGGTGAAAAATCCCGGGAGAAGCTGATCCGCCACATGGAGGGATGCTACATGGATTTGGCTCTTTCGTCGCACGGTTCTCGAGTGCTAGAACTATTGTACGAAGCGGCTGGGCCGGCACTTAAGGAATCCATCGTTAAGGAGCTATCCGAGCGGATAGCACAGCTGAACAGCAAACCGTGGGGTGCCATCATCAATCGAAAGCTGCTGGTGGAGACATACAGAAACAATCCGACGCAGTGGAAAAATGCCAAGGCGAGCAGTGGTGACAAGGTGGGTCGAATGTTCGACAAACTGATCGATGGCGGAGGCGGGAAAAAACGTAAGTGA
- the LOC134225079 gene encoding zinc finger protein 652-A-like, giving the protein MASGVCRACGSGLPSDAIWEALEKYVEIYSQLTAIQLENEKILPELKICLNCVEKLQEFEQFRKLCLQVHWKLHSEPLHNVIVKQEVDPDQMMFHVETELVEADDFKSESESDNDENDDDFEDDDDDEEDEDNRPLKDLIKTETTIDGNNDSLAADNKKKRAKYGSLKDRPQKARIPIYSCDRCPKKFRVILRLEAHKRTHDGLKPFECELCGKDFAKWNNLKTHHIQKHTDQKIAIPCGFAGCDQKFATRQGQKRHYLRTHDPTYVIPEQTAFVCDTCGKTFTTNGALKKHKFIHAPNEMPFVCGLCGKKFPTSHKLKEHTMRHEGIKNHTCSYCGLRKTTMHELKTHINTVHSKSKTYPCEICTSEFTNIGNLNRHVKIVHLGMKPYVCYVCERAFGKSDHLKRHMRSHNLPPSAALPAPRIPRAPPVYAELDQNKSEYTPAAVQS; this is encoded by the exons ATGGCATCCGGCGTATGCCGTGCTTGCGGGTCAGGATTGCCCTCGGATGCGATTTGGGAAGCTCTTGAAAAATACGTCGAAATCTACTCCCAGCTGACAGCGATTCAA TTGGAGAACGAAAAAATACTACCAGAGCTGAAGATATGTCTGAACTGTGTAGAAAAGCTGCAGGAGTTTGAACAGTTCAGAAAGCTATGCCTGCAGGTTCATTGGAAGTTGCACAGTGAACCGTTGCACAATGTG attgtgAAACAGGAAGTAGATCCTGATCAAATGATGTTTCACGTTGAAACGGAATTAGTCGAAGCAGATGATTTTAAGTCCGAATCCGAGTCGGACAACGACGAGAACGACGACGATTtcgaagacgacgacgacgatgaggaGGACGAAGACAACAGGCCACTTAAAGATCTGATCAAAACTGAGACCACCATCGACGGAAATAATGATTCCCTTGCTGCCGATAACAAGAAAAAACGCGCAAAATATGGTAGCCTCAAAGATCGGCCACAGAAGGCTCGCATCCCAATCTACAGCTGCGATCGTTGTCCGAAGAAGTTCAGAGTCATCTTGCGACTCGAAGCTCATAAGCGAACTCATGACGGCTTGAAGCCATTCGAGTGCGAGCTTTGTGGCAAGGACTTTGCCAAATGGAACAACCTGAAAACGCATCACATCCAGAAACACACGGATCAGAAAATTGCAATCCCTTGTGGGTTCGCAGGCTGCGATCAAAAATTTGCCACCCGGCAGGGCCAGAAAAGGCATTACTTGCGAACGCACGATCCCACCTACGTGATACCGGAGCAGACGGCATTCGTTTGCGATACCTGCGGGAAGACGTTCACTACAAATGGAGCACTGAAGAAGCACAAGTTCATCCATGCGCCGAATGAGATGCCCTTCGTGTGCGGGCTGTGCGGCAAAAAGTTTCCCACTTCACATAAGTTGAAAGAGCATACGATGCGCCACGAGGGCATCAAGAATCACACCTGTTCGTACTGTGGGTTGAGGAAAACGACGATGCATGAGCTGAAGACGCACATCAACACGGTACACTCAAAGTCGAAGACCTATCCATGCGAGATCTGCACGTCAGAGTTCACCAATATCG GAAACCTCAACCGCCACGTCAAAATCGTACACCTTGGCATGAAACCGTACGTCTGTTATGTTTGCGAACGAGCCTTCGGCAAAAGTGACCATCTGAAGCGGCACATGAGAAGTCACAATTTGCCGCCGTCCGCTGCTTTACCTGCTCCACGCATCCCGAGAGCACCCCCAGTTTATGCCGAGCTTGATCAAAACAAATCGGAATACACCCCGGCTGCCGTACAGTCCTAG